The proteins below come from a single Eucalyptus grandis isolate ANBG69807.140 chromosome 3, ASM1654582v1, whole genome shotgun sequence genomic window:
- the LOC104439005 gene encoding pro-cathepsin H-like, whose protein sequence is MAGARFLCSFLLLLTACSATAAGFQGADLESSILQTVGHGRPALSFVDFASRYEKRYETAEEIKLRFDNYRENLKLIRSTNQKGLPYTLAVNQYADWSWEEFKTHRLGASQDCSATTKGSHKLTDAVLPKTKDWRKEGIVSPVKNQRGCGSCWSFSATGALEAAYHQAHGKGISLSEQQLVDCATAFNNFGCDGGLPSQAFEYIKYNGGLETEEAYPYTARNGTCKFSAGRVAVKVVDSVNISMGAEDELKHAVGMVRPVSVAFQAMDVFQHYKSGVFTSDACGSTSMDVNHAVVAVGYGVENGVPYWLIKNSWGESWGNKGYFKMEMGKNMCGVATCASYPVVA, encoded by the exons atggctggtGCTAGATTTCTGtgttccttcctcctcctcttgacCGCTTGCTCCGCCACAGCAGCTGGCTTCCAGGGCGCCGACCTCGAGTCCTCCATCCTCCAAACCGTTGGCCACGGCCGTCCCGCCCTCTCCTTCGTAGACTTTGCCAGCAG GTACGAGAAGAGGTACGAGACAGCGGAGGAGATCAAGTTGAGGTTCGATAATTACAGGGAGAATCTCAAGCTCATTCGATCCACCAACCAGAAGGGCTTGCCTTACACTCTCGCTGTTAATC AGTATGCTGACTGGAGCTGGGAGGAGTTCAAGACGCACAGACTGGGAGCTTCTCAAGACTGCTCTGCCACCACCAAGGGCAGCCACAAGCTCACCGACGCTGTTCTTCCCAAAACG AAAGACTGGAGAAAAGAGGGCATTGTAAGCCCAGTTAAAAATCAACGCGGCTGTGGATCTTGCTGGAGTTTCAG CGCCACTGGAGCTCTCGAGGCTGCTTATCACCAAGCACACGGGAAAGGAATCTCTCTGTCTGAGCAGCAGCTCGTGGACTGCGCTACGGCTTTCAACAACTTTGGATGCGATGGCGGGTTGCCGTCACAAGCCTTCGAGTACATCAAGTACAACGGTGGCCTTGAGACCGAGGAAGCTTATCCTTATACTGCACGAAATGGTACCTGCAAATTCTCGGCTGGCAGGGTCGCTGTCAAAGTTGTCGACTCTGTCAACATCTCTATG GGTGCTGAGGATGAACTGAAGCATGCAGTTGGCATGGTCCGGCCAGTCAGTGTGGCATTCCAGGCCATGGATGTCTTCCAGCACTACAAGTCGGGTGTCTTCACCAGCGATGCATGTGGTAGCACTTCCATG GATGTGAACCATGCTGTTGTTGCTGTCGGTTATGGAGTTGAAAACGGTGTTCCATACTGGCTTATCAAGAATTCCTGGGGAGAGAGCTGGGGCAACAAAGGATACTTCAAGATGGAGATGGGGAAGAACATGTGTG GTGTCGCTACTTGTGCATCATACCCTGTTGTAGCCTAG